The following coding sequences lie in one Candidatus Methylomirabilis tolerans genomic window:
- the frr gene encoding ribosome recycling factor, which produces MLKEIQAKAEKDMRKAIEATLKGFNGVRTGRASLTLLDGLMIEAYGSAVPLNQVATLAIPELRLITVQPWDPSLLTAIERAFLKSDLGVSPSNDGKVIRIAIPPLTEERRKELVKVVRKIAEEGRVAIRNVRREANESLKRQEREKEASEDEVKHGTDMIQELTNRLIHEVDGLVVKKEKEIMEF; this is translated from the coding sequence GTGCTGAAGGAGATCCAGGCCAAAGCCGAAAAGGATATGCGGAAGGCGATTGAGGCCACGCTGAAAGGCTTCAACGGTGTCCGAACCGGGCGGGCTTCGCTCACGCTGCTCGATGGTCTCATGATCGAGGCCTACGGTTCTGCTGTGCCCCTGAATCAGGTTGCGACCCTGGCGATACCTGAGTTGAGATTGATTACCGTGCAACCATGGGATCCGTCGTTGTTAACGGCTATCGAGCGGGCGTTTCTCAAGTCGGACCTTGGGGTTTCCCCGAGCAATGATGGCAAGGTCATCAGAATTGCGATTCCACCGCTCACCGAGGAACGGCGTAAAGAGCTGGTTAAGGTGGTCCGAAAAATCGCCGAGGAAGGTCGGGTAGCGATCCGTAACGTGCGTCGTGAAGCCAACGAATCGCTAAAACGACAGGAGCGGGAAAAAGAGGCCTCAGAGGACGAGGTCAAGCACGGCACCGATATGATTCAGGAGCTGACAAATCGGTTGATTCATGAGGTTGACGGGTTAGTGGTGAAGAAGGAAAAGGAGATTATGGAGTTTTAG
- a CDS encoding phosphatidate cytidylyltransferase, giving the protein MHLKRILSAAVLLPAFLLLVQFGTALHFFLLVTLAILIGLYEFYGMAKVGGWHPLTPLGIGCGLALSCMEFFGAPAPWLISFLTGVIILMFVSLLVEGTDPKETASRGAITLLGLIYVVGLLSVPALLRAMTLGRTYIFYLVFVTWAGDTGAFYIGSTMGKRLLCPSVSPRKTVEGSVGGLVCSVLASGLAKLWFWEELGTVETLAMGCGLGVMGQAGDLCESMLKRSFGVKDTGALIPGHGGVLDRVDSLLFAGPVLYAAALAGWV; this is encoded by the coding sequence ATGCATTTAAAAAGAATCCTCAGCGCTGCCGTTCTTCTCCCGGCCTTTCTCCTGCTGGTTCAGTTCGGAACCGCCCTTCATTTCTTTCTGCTTGTTACCCTCGCAATTCTGATCGGACTCTACGAGTTCTACGGGATGGCAAAGGTCGGGGGTTGGCACCCGTTGACCCCGTTAGGAATTGGGTGCGGTCTTGCGCTGAGTTGTATGGAGTTTTTCGGGGCGCCGGCGCCTTGGCTGATATCGTTTCTGACGGGCGTGATTATCCTCATGTTTGTCAGCCTTTTGGTGGAGGGGACGGACCCGAAGGAGACCGCCTCACGGGGAGCAATTACCCTGCTTGGCCTCATCTATGTCGTGGGACTGCTGAGCGTTCCTGCGCTCCTGCGGGCCATGACATTGGGACGTACCTATATCTTTTACCTGGTCTTCGTGACCTGGGCAGGAGATACCGGGGCGTTTTATATAGGTTCGACAATGGGAAAGAGACTGCTTTGCCCCTCCGTAAGTCCCCGCAAGACCGTCGAAGGGAGTGTGGGTGGACTTGTGTGTTCAGTGTTGGCCTCCGGACTGGCCAAGCTCTGGTTCTGGGAGGAGCTCGGAACTGTTGAGACCCTCGCGATGGGATGTGGGTTGGGCGTGATGGGCCAGGCCGGAGATCTGTGTGAATCGATGCTGAAACGAAGTTTTGGGGTGAAGGATACCGGTGCGCTGATCCCGGGTCATGGCGGCGTGCTGGATCGAGTGGATAGCCTTCTCTTTGCCGGTCCGGTCCTCTATGCGGCGGCCCTGGCAGGGTGGGTATGA
- the lnt gene encoding apolipoprotein N-acyltransferase, with the protein MISVLLAALSAGLLILAFPKPDLGWLAFVALVPLLLAIHGRPPVRAFRLGALTGLLFYLVSVSWVTHSMMVYGGVSFALSALALIVLAAYLSLYIGLFAMGTSWMAGAPWPLNILGPSALWVGLEYLRTYALTGFPWILLGYTQYRHGALLPIASVTGVYGLSFVVALVNIALVQLVGAAPARLRTIGLAGAVTLAMVWSPRLLSPLAVPADSGPPLGVALVQGNIDQGLKWDPTMQATTMEQYGSLSLEAAKHAPTLIVWPETAVPFFLRYEPALLGRVLGIAAETGSYLLVGSPDAEPPAAADGSIRYRNSAFLISPKRELLGRYDKIHMVPFGEYVPLKSVLFFINKLAYGIGDFEGGRTYTVFDTPGGRFAVTICYEAIFPDQVRRYVKEGAEFLVNITNDAWFGRSAAPTQHLAMAVLRAVENRRYLVRAANTGISAIVDSSGRILHASDLFVPTVITDQIRVERAQTFYTRYGDLFAWTCVIFTVVVFMTTWARSAVRITSGSAVASQRRMQ; encoded by the coding sequence ATGATATCGGTCTTGCTGGCTGCGCTCTCGGCCGGACTCCTTATCCTCGCGTTTCCGAAGCCCGACCTGGGATGGCTGGCATTTGTGGCTCTGGTCCCATTGCTGTTAGCCATTCACGGCCGGCCGCCGGTTCGAGCTTTCCGTCTGGGCGCTCTCACGGGACTGTTGTTTTACCTCGTTAGCGTCTCCTGGGTGACGCATTCGATGATGGTATACGGCGGCGTCTCATTCGCTCTCAGTGCGTTGGCGCTGATCGTCCTGGCAGCTTACCTATCGCTCTACATTGGATTGTTCGCTATGGGCACCTCTTGGATGGCGGGTGCGCCGTGGCCTCTCAACATTCTTGGCCCATCGGCCTTGTGGGTCGGATTGGAGTACCTGCGGACCTATGCGCTGACGGGATTTCCCTGGATCCTCCTGGGATACACGCAATACCGGCACGGCGCGCTTCTGCCGATTGCCTCCGTCACGGGGGTGTACGGCCTATCGTTCGTTGTGGCCCTCGTCAATATCGCTCTGGTCCAGTTGGTTGGGGCCGCGCCTGCCCGTCTTCGAACGATCGGCTTGGCCGGTGCGGTTACCTTGGCTATGGTCTGGTCCCCCAGGCTCCTTTCGCCGCTTGCCGTACCTGCTGATTCGGGACCGCCGCTTGGAGTCGCCCTCGTGCAAGGTAACATCGATCAGGGGCTGAAGTGGGATCCGACGATGCAGGCCACCACCATGGAGCAGTATGGCAGCCTCAGCCTGGAGGCGGCTAAGCATGCCCCGACCCTCATTGTGTGGCCTGAAACCGCTGTCCCTTTCTTTCTTCGATATGAACCGGCGTTGTTGGGCCGCGTTCTGGGCATCGCCGCTGAGACAGGCAGTTACCTCCTGGTGGGCAGCCCGGATGCCGAGCCGCCCGCGGCTGCCGATGGTAGTATCCGGTATCGCAATAGCGCGTTCCTGATCTCTCCCAAGCGGGAACTCCTTGGCAGGTACGACAAGATTCACATGGTTCCCTTTGGGGAGTATGTCCCCCTCAAGTCGGTCCTTTTTTTTATCAACAAACTGGCGTACGGGATCGGTGATTTCGAAGGGGGCCGGACCTATACCGTGTTTGACACCCCGGGCGGCCGTTTCGCAGTTACCATTTGCTACGAGGCGATCTTTCCGGATCAGGTTCGACGCTACGTGAAAGAAGGGGCGGAGTTCCTGGTGAATATTACGAACGATGCCTGGTTCGGCCGGTCGGCTGCCCCGACCCAGCATTTGGCTATGGCCGTTCTTCGGGCTGTTGAAAATCGCCGATACCTGGTCCGAGCGGCCAATACAGGCATTTCCGCCATCGTAGATTCGAGCGGCCGGATCCTTCATGCCTCCGATCTCTTTGTACCGACCGTCATTACAGACCAGATCCGCGTGGAGCGCGCGCAAACGTTTTATACCCGTTACGGTGACCTCTTTGCGTGGACCTGTGTCATCTTTACTGTCGTAGTGTTCATGACAACGTGGGCCCGGAGTGCCGTAAGAATCACTTCGGGGTCTGCTGTCGCTTCACAAAGGAGGATGCAATGA